Proteins encoded by one window of Thermococcus sp. Bubb.Bath:
- a CDS encoding tyrosine--tRNA ligase, with amino-acid sequence MDMERRIELIMRKPTEELLTEENLRHLLEVGIPMQHYIGFEISGYIHLGTGLMAGAKIADLQKAGVKTRIFLADWHSWINDKLGGDLETIQKVALTYFKEGMKQSIKVMGGDPDKVEFVLASEILEKGDYWQTVIDISKNVTLARMMRSITIMGRQMGEAIDFAKLIYPAMQVADIYYQGVTIAHAGMDQRKAHVIAIEVAQKLKYHALEWKGKKLKPIALHHHLLLGLQEPPVWPIESEEQFKELKTQMKMSKSKPYSAVFIHDRPKGIKEKLRKAFCPAKEVNYNPVLDWAEHIIFREEPTEFTIHRPAKFGGDITYTTFEELKRDFAEGKLHPLDLKNGVADYLIELLKPVRDYFERHPEPLELMNQAKITR; translated from the coding sequence ATGGACATGGAGAGGAGAATCGAGCTCATCATGAGAAAACCAACTGAGGAGCTTCTAACGGAGGAGAACCTCAGACACCTCTTGGAAGTTGGAATCCCGATGCAGCACTACATAGGCTTCGAAATAAGCGGTTACATTCACCTCGGAACCGGACTTATGGCGGGGGCTAAAATCGCCGACCTCCAGAAGGCCGGTGTCAAGACGAGAATCTTCCTCGCCGACTGGCACAGCTGGATAAACGACAAGCTCGGTGGAGACCTCGAGACCATCCAGAAGGTCGCGCTTACATACTTCAAGGAGGGCATGAAGCAGAGCATAAAAGTCATGGGCGGCGACCCGGATAAGGTGGAGTTTGTCCTGGCCAGCGAGATACTTGAGAAGGGCGACTACTGGCAGACCGTCATTGACATCTCCAAGAACGTGACCCTTGCCAGAATGATGCGCTCCATCACGATCATGGGCCGCCAGATGGGTGAGGCCATAGACTTCGCCAAGCTCATCTACCCGGCCATGCAGGTGGCGGATATCTACTACCAGGGTGTTACGATAGCACACGCGGGAATGGACCAGAGGAAGGCACACGTTATTGCCATTGAGGTCGCTCAAAAACTCAAGTACCACGCCCTTGAATGGAAGGGGAAGAAACTCAAGCCGATCGCGCTCCACCACCACCTCCTCCTCGGTCTGCAGGAACCGCCTGTCTGGCCAATAGAGAGCGAGGAGCAGTTCAAGGAGCTCAAGACCCAGATGAAGATGAGCAAGAGCAAGCCCTACTCGGCCGTTTTCATCCACGATAGACCCAAAGGGATAAAGGAAAAGCTCAGAAAAGCCTTCTGCCCGGCCAAGGAGGTCAACTACAACCCCGTCCTCGACTGGGCCGAGCACATAATCTTCAGGGAAGAACCCACGGAGTTCACCATCCACCGCCCGGCCAAGTTCGGCGGGGACATAACCTACACCACCTTCGAGGAACTCAAGAGGGACTTTGCAGAGGGCAAGCTTCACCCGCTCGACCTCAAAAACGGCGTCGCTGATTACCTCATCGAACTCCTCAAGCCAGTCAGGGACTACTTCGAGAGGCACCCCGAGCCGCTCGAGCTCATGAACCAGGCGAAGATAACCCGCTGA
- the pfpI gene encoding deglycase PfpI — protein sequence MKVLFLSADEFEDLELIYPLHRLKEEGHEVYVASFERGKIMGKHGYTVEAQLSFDEVDPDEFDALVLPGGKAPEKVRLNERVVSIARKMFEEGKPVASICHGPQILISAGVLKGRKGTSTITIRDDVKNAGAEWVDAEVVVDGNWVSSRHPGDLYAWMREFVKLLR from the coding sequence ATGAAGGTTCTGTTTCTGAGTGCCGATGAGTTTGAGGATCTTGAACTGATATACCCACTCCACCGCCTCAAGGAGGAGGGACACGAGGTCTACGTGGCCAGCTTCGAGAGGGGAAAGATTATGGGAAAGCACGGCTACACCGTCGAGGCTCAGCTCTCCTTCGATGAGGTTGATCCAGACGAGTTCGACGCACTCGTTCTCCCGGGCGGAAAGGCCCCTGAGAAGGTCAGGCTGAACGAGAGGGTAGTGAGCATAGCCAGGAAGATGTTTGAGGAGGGCAAACCCGTCGCCAGCATCTGCCACGGGCCGCAAATACTAATCTCAGCTGGCGTCCTCAAGGGCAGGAAGGGAACCAGCACGATAACAATCAGGGACGACGTAAAAAACGCAGGGGCAGAGTGGGTCGATGCAGAAGTTGTTGTCGATGGCAACTGGGTCAGCTCTAGGCATCCAGGAGATCTCTACGCATGGATGAGGGAGTTCGTGAAGCTCCTCCGCTGA
- a CDS encoding cytidine/deoxycytidylate deaminase family protein, which produces MTVEVVLDEAKAERIRKLRPTKDEYFMLIAKLISLRATCPRLRVGAVAVKDGYILATGYNGAPRGMDHCIDVGCLIVDGHCHRAVHAEQNVIAMAARKGISLEGATLYVTHFPCDVCFKLVLNAGIKEVVYEEMYPNEATEILLKEAQEKGIVKIRQFKLKKERVRLFLEELFGGNF; this is translated from the coding sequence ATGACCGTTGAGGTAGTTCTTGATGAAGCAAAGGCAGAGCGAATCAGGAAGCTTCGGCCCACAAAGGATGAGTACTTCATGCTCATAGCGAAACTCATTTCCCTTCGAGCGACCTGCCCACGCCTTCGTGTGGGTGCTGTGGCGGTTAAAGACGGCTATATCCTCGCCACCGGTTACAACGGCGCGCCGAGGGGAATGGATCACTGTATCGACGTCGGCTGTCTCATAGTCGACGGCCACTGTCATAGGGCTGTTCATGCCGAGCAGAACGTCATAGCGATGGCCGCTCGGAAAGGTATAAGCCTCGAAGGCGCTACCCTCTACGTCACCCACTTTCCATGCGACGTCTGCTTTAAGCTCGTCCTCAACGCGGGCATAAAGGAGGTAGTCTACGAGGAGATGTATCCCAACGAGGCCACCGAAATACTCTTAAAAGAGGCCCAAGAGAAAGGGATAGTAAAAATCCGGCAGTTCAAGCTGAAAAAAGAGAGGGTGAGGCTGTTCCTGGAGGAGCTCTTTGGAGGAAACTTTTGA
- a CDS encoding ATPase domain-containing protein yields MRGRPLKRSAYEYVITERGLEVLAIPELEFTEREALKSRFETGIPGMDELLGGGIYEGSITLIAGPTGSGKTILALNLASNLSKSGKKVLYIAYEESLAALRDTLEKLGLEENFRIVSMVPEGRTPVEYYALIRELVEKEGFDVLVIDSLSAMQSHMDGKEFIKAVRYLQLLTKEKGVTFILTYITRSTYKLATTGFSTIVDSLVFLTYDVPEKVGESLRRHVLVLKARRSKNDPTLKDFTIGEGGISIE; encoded by the coding sequence ATGCGCGGCAGGCCGCTCAAGCGCTCCGCCTACGAGTACGTGATAACAGAGAGGGGCCTTGAGGTCCTTGCCATCCCCGAGCTTGAGTTCACCGAGCGCGAAGCTCTAAAGTCCCGCTTTGAGACGGGAATCCCCGGCATGGACGAACTCCTTGGGGGCGGCATCTACGAGGGGAGCATAACGCTCATAGCTGGCCCAACGGGTTCAGGAAAGACGATACTCGCCCTCAACCTTGCCTCAAACCTCTCCAAATCCGGAAAAAAGGTTCTCTACATAGCCTACGAGGAGAGCCTAGCTGCTCTAAGGGACACCCTGGAAAAGCTCGGCCTCGAGGAGAACTTCAGGATAGTCTCAATGGTTCCGGAGGGGAGGACTCCCGTCGAGTACTACGCCCTCATAAGGGAGCTCGTTGAAAAGGAGGGCTTTGACGTCCTCGTTATAGACTCCCTCTCCGCAATGCAGAGCCACATGGACGGGAAGGAGTTCATAAAAGCAGTTCGCTACCTCCAGCTCCTGACGAAGGAGAAGGGGGTAACCTTCATACTAACCTACATTACCAGGAGCACCTACAAGCTCGCAACCACGGGCTTCAGCACCATTGTGGACAGCCTGGTATTCCTGACCTATGACGTGCCCGAAAAGGTCGGGGAATCCCTACGGAGGCACGTCCTCGTGCTCAAGGCGAGGCGCTCGAAGAACGACCCAACGCTGAAGGACTTCACCATTGGCGAAGGGGGAATAAGTATTGAGTGA
- a CDS encoding RsmB/NOP family class I SAM-dependent RNA methyltransferase, whose product MGKLKLSDRQLYAIIEAVKLGEEVKPSQGAKRKAFAKYRIDGWENSKLTGIFYSIQRRLGLIDEVIEGLIGVSPLILDPWLRAALRVAVEVAVFRDPNEKTFQHLKGIAQFLSKRTHPYVGYYYYDLLPRILEYVPVIDSEEKRLKWGYLFPEWFIARMRGLLGEEAEELLKALNETLPTSIRINRLKASMEEVENYLRKKSVRFERSERVETVIRILDPFNPEWLFNKGWAIAQEEAAAAASLVLSPKPGETVVDLAAAPGGKTAHMAELMNNKGRIYAFDVDKARIKRMNEVLRRTGVEIAEVIKADGRKAPEILGEETVDRILLDAPCTSDGTIAKNPELRWRLREKNISKVVALQKELIESAWRILKPGGRLLYSTCSILPEENEEVVKWFLERHPDAELIPLSGPYDPGFLEGTMRAWPHRHKTIGFFYTLIEKKG is encoded by the coding sequence ATGGGGAAGCTCAAGCTCAGCGACCGACAGCTTTATGCCATAATTGAGGCAGTCAAGCTCGGTGAAGAGGTAAAGCCCAGCCAGGGGGCGAAGAGGAAGGCCTTCGCAAAGTACAGAATCGATGGCTGGGAGAACTCTAAGCTGACTGGTATATTCTACTCCATTCAGAGGCGCTTGGGATTAATAGACGAGGTCATTGAGGGACTCATCGGCGTTTCTCCCCTCATCCTCGACCCCTGGCTGAGGGCGGCTTTGAGGGTGGCCGTTGAAGTGGCGGTCTTCCGCGACCCAAACGAGAAGACCTTCCAGCACCTCAAAGGCATCGCCCAGTTCCTCTCGAAGAGAACCCATCCATACGTGGGCTATTACTACTACGACCTCCTGCCGAGAATTCTCGAATACGTGCCTGTGATAGACTCCGAAGAGAAGCGGCTGAAGTGGGGCTACCTGTTTCCCGAGTGGTTCATAGCGAGGATGCGTGGCCTCCTTGGAGAGGAGGCCGAGGAGCTTCTTAAGGCGCTAAACGAGACCCTTCCGACAAGCATAAGGATAAACCGCTTGAAGGCGAGCATGGAAGAGGTGGAGAACTATTTGAGAAAGAAAAGCGTCCGCTTCGAGAGGAGCGAGAGGGTTGAGACCGTCATCAGAATCCTCGACCCCTTCAACCCCGAGTGGCTCTTCAATAAAGGCTGGGCAATAGCCCAGGAGGAGGCCGCGGCAGCTGCTTCTCTCGTCCTATCCCCCAAGCCGGGCGAAACGGTGGTTGATTTGGCGGCGGCCCCTGGGGGAAAAACGGCCCACATGGCCGAACTCATGAACAACAAGGGTAGAATCTATGCCTTCGACGTTGATAAAGCCAGGATAAAGCGCATGAACGAGGTTCTCAGGAGAACCGGTGTTGAAATCGCCGAAGTCATCAAAGCCGATGGAAGAAAAGCCCCCGAAATCCTCGGCGAAGAAACGGTAGATAGGATCCTCCTCGACGCCCCCTGCACCAGCGACGGCACGATAGCCAAAAACCCGGAGCTTAGGTGGCGCCTCCGCGAGAAGAATATCTCCAAGGTGGTTGCCCTTCAGAAGGAGCTCATAGAGAGCGCCTGGAGAATTTTAAAGCCCGGTGGAAGGCTTCTATACTCGACATGCTCGATACTCCCGGAGGAGAACGAGGAAGTTGTGAAGTGGTTCCTTGAGAGGCACCCTGATGCTGAACTCATACCTTTAAGCGGGCCCTACGACCCTGGCTTCCTTGAAGGAACTATGAGGGCCTGGCCCCACAGACATAAAACCATAGGATTCTTCTACACGCTGATAGAAAAGAAGGGCTGA
- the dph2 gene encoding diphthamide biosynthesis enzyme Dph2, translating to MHEIPFGEILKKLRELNAHRVLIQTPEGLKREAQELADFIEENGIEAIISGDINYGACDPADTEAKRLGCDVLTHIGHSYMTLHLEVPTIFVPAFAKVDVVPALEKNLEEIRKLGKRIALVTTAQHIHQLERAKEFLENNGFDVLVGKGDSRVSWPGQVLGCNFSAAKVDAEGVLFIGAGYFHPIGVAMAVKKPTLAINPYSSDAIWMEGEAEKLVRKRWAQIAKAMDAQRFGVITSTKKGQLRLSEAKRIVKLLRERGKYARLLAMNHISYQALEGFEFDAYVVVACPRVPIDDYENWRKPVLTPREVEILLGLRGDYEFDEILGAERKEDEPLGISLHS from the coding sequence ATGCACGAGATTCCCTTCGGTGAGATCCTCAAAAAGCTCCGCGAGCTTAACGCTCACAGGGTGTTAATCCAGACCCCAGAGGGTCTCAAGAGGGAAGCACAGGAGCTTGCGGACTTCATTGAGGAGAACGGAATCGAGGCAATAATAAGCGGGGACATAAACTACGGCGCCTGCGACCCGGCAGATACAGAGGCAAAGAGATTAGGATGCGATGTACTGACCCACATCGGGCACTCTTACATGACGCTCCACCTTGAGGTCCCTACAATCTTCGTGCCCGCGTTTGCGAAGGTGGACGTCGTTCCAGCCCTTGAGAAAAACCTTGAAGAAATCAGAAAGCTCGGAAAGAGGATAGCACTCGTCACGACGGCTCAACACATCCACCAGCTTGAACGGGCGAAGGAATTTCTGGAAAATAACGGCTTTGATGTGCTGGTTGGTAAGGGCGATTCAAGGGTGAGCTGGCCGGGGCAGGTTCTCGGGTGCAACTTCAGCGCGGCGAAGGTTGACGCTGAGGGCGTTCTCTTCATCGGTGCCGGCTACTTCCACCCGATAGGCGTCGCTATGGCCGTTAAGAAGCCGACACTCGCAATCAACCCCTACTCCAGCGACGCGATATGGATGGAGGGGGAAGCGGAGAAGCTCGTGAGGAAGAGGTGGGCGCAGATAGCGAAGGCGATGGACGCTCAGCGCTTTGGAGTGATAACGAGCACGAAGAAGGGACAGCTGAGACTTTCAGAGGCGAAGAGGATAGTTAAACTCCTCCGCGAGCGCGGGAAGTACGCGAGGCTTTTGGCGATGAACCACATAAGCTATCAGGCTTTGGAAGGCTTCGAATTCGATGCCTACGTCGTCGTGGCCTGCCCACGCGTTCCGATAGACGACTACGAGAACTGGAGGAAGCCCGTGCTGACCCCAAGGGAAGTTGAGATTCTGCTCGGTCTTAGGGGAGACTACGAGTTCGACGAGATTCTCGGCGCGGAGAGAAAGGAAGACGAGCCCCTTGGGATAAGTCTACACTCCTGA
- a CDS encoding METTL5 family protein, translated as MKKKHLAMLLSKLRGFESPKPELEQYRTPGDIAAELLWLAYSLGEIEGKVIADLGAGTGVLSIGAVLMGAEKVYAVETDKKALEIARENARSLGVEEKIKFVNADVSEFSKIVDTVVMNPPFGSQKPHADRPFLIKAFEVSDILYSIHLAKPEVRGFIEAFTRDNGFKITHRLTLPFEIPAQFHFHRKRLERIMVDIYRFERG; from the coding sequence ATGAAGAAAAAACACCTCGCGATGCTCCTTTCAAAGCTTAGGGGCTTTGAGAGTCCTAAACCGGAACTGGAGCAGTACAGGACTCCCGGCGATATTGCCGCTGAGCTGCTCTGGTTAGCTTACTCTCTCGGCGAGATAGAGGGAAAGGTTATCGCGGATTTGGGGGCGGGAACGGGGGTTTTGAGCATCGGCGCAGTTCTAATGGGTGCAGAAAAGGTCTATGCAGTTGAAACAGATAAAAAAGCCCTCGAAATCGCCCGGGAAAACGCTCGCTCGCTCGGCGTTGAAGAGAAAATCAAGTTCGTAAACGCCGACGTTTCGGAGTTCTCAAAGATCGTGGATACCGTAGTAATGAACCCCCCCTTTGGGAGCCAGAAACCACACGCCGACAGACCCTTCCTCATCAAGGCCTTCGAGGTGAGCGACATCCTCTACTCAATCCACCTTGCAAAGCCAGAGGTGCGGGGTTTCATAGAGGCCTTCACCAGGGACAACGGTTTTAAGATCACCCACCGCCTGACCTTACCCTTCGAGATTCCGGCGCAGTTTCACTTTCACCGGAAGAGGCTCGAGAGGATAATGGTTGACATCTACCGCTTTGAGAGGGGTTGA
- a CDS encoding DUF2304 domain-containing protein, with the protein MYVAQYVAIVTMLYLLWRVFQDYKRGKIEWSGVISWGLIFSVFIVIALFPIRISMEIKKVLGLGRGLDALFVLSIGLIFLLLFQLYIKIDRTEREITELTRKVAIELEEINEKLKKLEEAEKR; encoded by the coding sequence ATGTACGTGGCCCAGTATGTTGCGATAGTTACGATGCTCTACCTGCTCTGGAGGGTTTTCCAAGACTACAAAAGGGGTAAGATAGAGTGGTCAGGAGTAATCTCATGGGGCCTGATATTCAGCGTGTTCATAGTGATAGCGCTGTTCCCGATCAGGATATCAATGGAGATAAAGAAGGTACTCGGCCTCGGCAGGGGGCTGGATGCACTCTTCGTCCTCTCCATAGGCTTGATATTCCTCCTGCTTTTCCAGCTCTACATCAAAATCGACAGGACAGAGAGGGAGATAACCGAACTCACGAGAAAAGTGGCCATCGAACTTGAGGAAATCAACGAGAAGCTCAAAAAGTTGGAAGAAGCAGAAAAACGCTGA
- a CDS encoding BlaI/MecI/CopY family transcriptional regulator: MEPNEFKLTEEGIKAVLPPLEAEIMEYMWKVKEATAGEVYEHMKTEHPDMRRSTVSILMNRLCERGLLSRSMDHGRGGMRYVYHVTTTKQEFEERVVRRILTALMSNFREATYAYLSQIKKD, from the coding sequence ATGGAGCCAAACGAGTTCAAGCTCACGGAGGAGGGAATAAAGGCGGTCCTTCCCCCGCTTGAGGCGGAGATAATGGAATACATGTGGAAGGTCAAAGAGGCGACCGCTGGAGAAGTCTATGAGCACATGAAGACCGAACACCCGGACATGCGCCGCTCCACGGTTAGCATACTCATGAACCGCCTGTGTGAGAGGGGTCTCCTTAGCAGGAGCATGGATCACGGCAGGGGTGGCATGAGGTACGTTTACCACGTGACGACCACGAAGCAGGAGTTCGAGGAGAGAGTAGTCCGGCGCATACTGACCGCGCTCATGAGCAACTTCAGGGAAGCCACCTACGCCTATCTCTCCCAGATAAAGAAGGATTGA
- a CDS encoding NitrOD5 domain-containing protein encodes MKAELNRALIVATVRELLTQFGPHFLPTLEAYLNAKYNATLDIAGEDPSKFYRAVEELFGEFGASMFFYTLLMELHLKPDKRDKETVISTLKKFAGVENGE; translated from the coding sequence ATGAAGGCCGAGCTCAACCGGGCCCTCATAGTTGCCACAGTGAGGGAGCTCCTAACCCAGTTTGGCCCCCATTTCCTACCAACTCTCGAGGCCTACTTAAATGCCAAATACAACGCAACCCTTGATATCGCCGGCGAAGACCCTTCGAAGTTCTATAGAGCTGTGGAGGAGCTCTTCGGGGAGTTCGGGGCATCAATGTTCTTCTACACTCTACTGATGGAGCTCCACCTCAAGCCGGATAAGAGGGATAAGGAAACCGTGATCTCCACCCTGAAGAAGTTTGCAGGTGTTGAGAATGGTGAGTGA
- a CDS encoding HAD hydrolase-like protein, producing MDITLVIFDLDGTLVGAPRPFSEIKEELRQKLLEKGLKESVIGDLTPMYESLIKISKATGIPFEELHSIQVELEKERMEASFLFDGVRESLQFLRERGIKAAVVTRSSRDAALLALEKNGIMDYFDSIVAREDVPPEDLKPEPGQIMRVLQDLGIPPEKALVVGDHGYDIIAAGKAGVLSVMITSHESGRMSFSVDATPNFEIPTMKEFVPLLERLLSSYVVVPAYNEEKTISSVLKDLLCYFKPEEIVVVNDGSRDRTKEIARSYGVHVLTHLVNRGLGGALGTGLSYAIRRGAKLVITFDADGQHLISDALRVMKPVAEGKADFAVGSRLKGDTSQMPFVKKFGNFVLDTITAIFAHKYVSDSQSGLRCFSGECASKIRITCDRYAVSSEIIIEAVKNKCRVVEVPIKAVYTEYSMKKGTNVMEGIKIALNLLFDKLR from the coding sequence ATGGACATAACGCTCGTGATATTCGACCTCGATGGAACACTTGTGGGGGCCCCAAGGCCATTCTCCGAAATAAAGGAGGAGTTGAGGCAGAAACTCCTTGAGAAAGGCTTAAAAGAGAGTGTCATCGGCGACCTGACCCCAATGTACGAGAGCCTGATAAAGATATCCAAAGCCACTGGAATTCCCTTCGAAGAACTCCACTCGATTCAGGTTGAACTCGAGAAGGAAAGGATGGAGGCGAGCTTCCTCTTTGATGGAGTTAGGGAATCCCTCCAGTTCCTCAGAGAGCGGGGCATAAAAGCCGCAGTGGTGACGAGGAGCTCAAGGGATGCGGCACTCCTTGCCCTTGAAAAGAATGGCATTATGGACTATTTTGATTCCATCGTTGCCAGGGAAGACGTTCCTCCTGAGGACCTCAAACCCGAGCCAGGCCAGATAATGAGGGTTCTCCAGGATCTTGGAATCCCGCCTGAAAAGGCGCTTGTGGTTGGTGACCATGGCTACGACATCATAGCGGCTGGGAAGGCAGGGGTACTAAGCGTTATGATCACCTCCCACGAATCCGGCAGGATGAGCTTCTCGGTTGATGCGACCCCAAACTTTGAGATTCCAACCATGAAGGAATTCGTTCCACTTTTAGAACGCCTCCTATCGAGTTACGTTGTCGTTCCCGCGTACAACGAGGAGAAAACCATTTCATCCGTCCTCAAGGATCTGCTTTGCTATTTTAAGCCCGAGGAGATTGTGGTCGTCAACGACGGCTCGCGTGACAGAACGAAGGAGATAGCCCGTTCCTACGGTGTCCACGTTCTCACCCACCTCGTAAATCGGGGCCTCGGTGGAGCCCTTGGAACGGGGCTGAGCTATGCGATCAGAAGGGGGGCTAAGCTCGTTATAACCTTCGACGCCGATGGACAGCACTTGATAAGCGATGCGCTAAGGGTTATGAAGCCCGTGGCGGAGGGGAAGGCCGACTTCGCCGTTGGCTCCAGGCTGAAGGGGGACACGAGCCAGATGCCCTTCGTCAAGAAGTTCGGCAACTTCGTGCTCGACACCATCACTGCGATCTTTGCACACAAATACGTCAGCGACAGCCAAAGCGGGCTGAGGTGTTTCAGCGGCGAATGTGCATCCAAGATAAGGATTACGTGCGACAGGTACGCGGTCTCAAGCGAGATAATAATAGAAGCGGTTAAGAACAAGTGCCGAGTTGTTGAAGTGCCCATAAAGGCCGTTTACACGGAGTACTCAATGAAGAAAGGAACGAACGTTATGGAGGGCATAAAAATAGCCCTGAACCTACTGTTTGACAAGTTGAGGTGA
- a CDS encoding M48 family metallopeptidase, whose protein sequence is MLLLPIALLFGLAYAVAGQWGLELGLVTMGAVLFIGLLGLPRPDRRYIPLEETSSGEILEGVRALAERAGIEKFRVYILDDYIPNAYSFGRNIVLSLGLFEILDEEEILAVAAHELGHIKNKDTIFFPIVTYLRVFSFVMFILLTILSRSFWVSILAFMFYVYYEFERSRFLKNREFKADDLAVRILNVPLSLKRALEELKYYEDLREGVKNETLPGIEPSIERPEKKNSKQIWHQNVLLFPTHPSYEERIFRIVTSVEDMVHSSRR, encoded by the coding sequence ATGTTGCTGCTTCCCATTGCCCTGCTGTTTGGTCTTGCGTACGCTGTTGCCGGCCAGTGGGGACTGGAGCTTGGCCTCGTCACGATGGGAGCGGTTCTTTTCATCGGGTTACTGGGTCTCCCTAGACCCGACAGGAGGTACATCCCCCTTGAAGAAACCTCCTCCGGGGAGATCTTGGAGGGCGTGCGCGCCCTTGCAGAGAGGGCGGGTATTGAGAAGTTCCGCGTCTACATCCTAGACGATTACATCCCCAATGCATACTCCTTTGGGAGAAATATTGTCCTCTCACTCGGATTGTTTGAGATACTCGATGAGGAGGAGATACTCGCAGTTGCTGCCCATGAGCTGGGACACATAAAGAACAAGGACACAATCTTCTTCCCTATCGTCACGTACCTCAGGGTATTCTCCTTCGTGATGTTCATTCTGCTGACCATTTTAAGCAGGAGTTTCTGGGTGTCCATTCTGGCGTTTATGTTCTACGTCTACTACGAGTTCGAGCGCTCGCGCTTTCTGAAAAACAGGGAGTTTAAGGCTGATGATCTCGCGGTTCGCATACTCAACGTTCCGCTGAGTCTGAAGCGCGCCCTGGAGGAGCTTAAATATTACGAGGACCTTAGGGAGGGCGTTAAAAATGAGACCCTGCCCGGGATAGAGCCCTCCATCGAGAGGCCAGAGAAGAAGAACTCAAAGCAGATATGGCACCAAAACGTCCTTCTTTTCCCCACACATCCCTCTTATGAGGAGAGAATCTTCCGCATAGTTACTAGCGTGGAGGACATGGTTCACTCCAGTAGGAGATGA
- a CDS encoding Lrp/AsnC family transcriptional regulator, translating into MPGIDEKDIEMLKILRREGRITLTELGKRVNLSPASVKNRLEKLEKLGAVKGYSAVVDPAFLGNYVKILFLIKLRVEGRDIDRILQSIASSSEVQSLYRTSGRTQAVIIAEFKDMDSMKEFASRLKRSLGTTLEYIEWSVVYEAPKECWVERG; encoded by the coding sequence ATGCCAGGAATCGACGAGAAGGACATTGAAATGCTCAAAATCCTCCGGAGAGAGGGCCGGATTACCCTAACTGAGCTGGGGAAAAGGGTGAACCTCTCCCCAGCTAGCGTCAAGAACAGGCTTGAGAAGCTCGAAAAGTTAGGGGCGGTAAAAGGGTATTCTGCAGTCGTCGACCCTGCGTTCCTCGGAAACTACGTTAAAATTCTGTTCCTGATAAAGCTCAGAGTGGAGGGAAGGGATATAGACAGAATCCTCCAATCGATAGCAAGCTCCAGTGAAGTGCAGTCATTATACAGAACCAGCGGCAGAACCCAGGCGGTAATAATAGCAGAATTCAAGGACATGGACAGTATGAAGGAGTTTGCTTCGCGGCTGAAACGTTCCCTCGGAACGACCCTGGAGTACATAGAGTGGAGCGTCGTTTATGAAGCCCCAAAGGAGTGCTGGGTGGAGCGTGGCTGA
- a CDS encoding LSm family protein — protein MSEKQYLLDKTLERWKGKRIAVGIGSDASFSGILGGFDEEILLLKEVTDYAGNRARELVVKIDDINWITLL, from the coding sequence ATGAGTGAGAAGCAGTATCTCCTCGACAAAACGCTGGAGAGATGGAAAGGGAAGAGAATAGCCGTCGGCATAGGCAGCGACGCGAGTTTCTCAGGGATTCTTGGGGGCTTTGACGAAGAGATACTCCTCTTGAAGGAGGTCACCGACTACGCTGGAAACAGGGCGCGGGAGCTCGTGGTGAAGATAGACGACATTAACTGGATAACCCTCCTGTGA